From the genome of Segatella hominis, one region includes:
- a CDS encoding uracil-DNA glycosylase family protein has product MERTNIYISDTDEQVMQKVLSSISSVIFSEKKYDDILLKRYQEMKEQCNWEYPDGPSDNGCAVKYIDAPQDYQDYSILGFDIPTLIQTDPDKPISNIVMVVSQDPRRTERYKGKLSLSSPFGFHDKSYRTNTRKGFMTPVILQALEAAPGTAIYMTDCNKLFTKDKRGIQKTDTHKYQEILQKEIELIKPSCIIAHGRTANAILSKIGASINCKPIYVPYIGNSYMKKEDREKAITAFVDVFKNKNNK; this is encoded by the coding sequence ATGGAAAGAACTAACATTTATATTTCAGATACCGACGAACAGGTAATGCAAAAAGTATTATCCAGCATCAGCAGTGTTATCTTCAGTGAGAAGAAATACGATGATATTCTTCTGAAAAGATACCAGGAAATGAAAGAACAATGTAATTGGGAATATCCTGATGGTCCGTCAGATAATGGATGTGCCGTTAAATATATTGATGCCCCACAAGATTACCAAGACTATAGCATCTTGGGATTTGACATACCGACACTTATACAAACAGACCCTGACAAGCCAATCTCAAATATTGTCATGGTAGTAAGCCAAGACCCAAGACGCACAGAACGCTATAAAGGAAAGTTATCTTTATCCTCTCCTTTTGGCTTTCATGACAAAAGCTATCGTACCAATACTCGCAAGGGATTCATGACACCAGTCATACTTCAGGCTCTCGAAGCAGCTCCAGGAACTGCAATTTATATGACTGATTGCAACAAACTGTTTACAAAAGACAAGAGAGGCATTCAGAAAACTGACACTCATAAATATCAAGAAATTCTCCAGAAAGAGATAGAATTGATAAAGCCAAGTTGCATCATTGCTCACGGAAGAACTGCTAACGCAATTCTTAGCAAAATAGGTGCTTCTATAAACTGTAAACCCATTTATGTTCCTTACATTGGGAATTCCTACATGAAAAAAGAGGATCGAGAAAAGGCAATAACTGCTTTTGTCGATGTATTCAAAAATAAGAACAATAAATAA